One window from the genome of Candidatus Didemnitutus sp. encodes:
- a CDS encoding endonuclease/exonuclease/phosphatase family protein — protein MPPHFKILQFNMQFGQMWNDTDPDRAPIRLSHTIEEIKSHDADLILLQEVELAEPGGTQPPIPPNYSRLKGALAGYDSYFSFPREDPRELPFGIGLAIFSRTPLRDHFRLDLPSPAVEFDFFGEKKTPTDRLLIGATTTIAGREVRVMNTHLLALFMLRSSSEVHNEQRRLVAAQLAKSTGPTVLGGDFNVSKHQSLVEQFAQVGFRTVQDREVTWRRRPFVLDHLFYNAPLRPVRHVVKPTIASDHHALCAEFEFTD, from the coding sequence ATGCCGCCGCACTTCAAAATTCTGCAGTTCAACATGCAGTTTGGTCAGATGTGGAACGACACTGACCCGGACCGTGCACCGATTCGCCTCAGCCACACCATCGAAGAGATCAAGAGTCATGACGCCGACCTCATCCTGTTGCAGGAAGTCGAACTGGCCGAGCCCGGCGGCACGCAGCCGCCGATCCCCCCGAACTACAGCCGCCTGAAGGGTGCCCTCGCCGGCTACGACAGCTATTTCTCGTTTCCCCGTGAGGATCCCCGCGAGCTGCCCTTCGGCATCGGCTTGGCGATTTTCTCGCGCACGCCGCTCCGCGACCACTTCCGTCTCGACCTGCCGTCGCCCGCCGTGGAATTCGACTTCTTCGGCGAAAAAAAGACGCCGACCGATCGCCTGCTGATCGGTGCGACGACCACGATCGCCGGCCGCGAGGTGCGCGTGATGAACACGCACCTCCTCGCGCTCTTCATGCTCCGCTCGAGCAGCGAGGTGCACAACGAGCAACGCCGGCTCGTAGCGGCCCAGCTGGCAAAATCGACCGGTCCGACCGTGCTGGGCGGCGACTTCAACGTCAGCAAACACCAGTCGCTCGTGGAGCAGTTTGCCCAAGTCGGCTTCCGCACCGTGCAGGATCGCGAGGTGACTTGGCGGCGCCGGCCTTTCGTGCTCGATCACCTGTTCTACAACGCGCCCCTGAGACCGGTCCGCCACGTCGTGAAGCCGACCATCGCGTCCGATCACCACGCGCTGTGCGCGGAGTTCGAGTTCACCGACTAA